The genomic DNA CTGCGAAGCGCGATGCATCCGCCTGCGCTGCGTCGCGCGACCCTCTGCAGATCTACGGATCTGCGATCGGATCACGCTTCTTGCTCAGGCGGCGACTCCCGCTTCTCGCTCGATTCCTCCCTGTGCAGAGATTCCCTAGGAATCCAGGAGGAACTCGACTCGATCGGCATAGAAGGACAGATAGTCCTTCAGGTCCGCTGCTTGATCGAAAGGATCTTCGTAGGTCCAGACGAGATTCTCTTCGCTCTGGTCTGCGAGTCGAAGCGAGTAATAGCAGGCGTCGCCCTTGAAGGGACAGAAAGTTTCGTGATCGGTGCGCTCCAGTAGCTCCATGCGCACGTCTTCGCGCGGGAAGTAGAGAACCGGCTCGTGTCTGGTTTCGAGCACGCGCAGCGCACGCGAGCTTTCCGCGATGACTCGCCCAGCAACCCGCACCTGTACGCGTTGTGACGGCACCTCGAACTCCAGTTTGTAGTCGGGATACTTGTGATAGAGAGATTCTCCTGAGGGCATCGGGTTCTCCTTTCTACGAACGAAGCTTCTCGAGCCGTTGCGCAAACTTGTGCCGATGTTCCTCGGGCAGGTCCGGGAGTATCGAGATCCGCTGCAATAACTCGGCATCCCTGGCTCGCTGGTCATAGGCGTCCCTGACATCGGCGATGCTGACAGCCCGCTCATCGCGATGCACACACTCGATCGCGTCCCCTGCCTCGATCTCGCCTTCGCACGCGACGGAGAAGTAGAAACCGAGACGCCGGGAGTTCCAGAACTCCTTCACGAGGGCGGGGCGCTTGTAAAGAACGCCTAGCTTTTCGCAGGGAGTTCGCGGTTGAGTGACCGTCAACTCCACTGTGCCGATGCGATAGCGGTCCCCGATGTGGACGTCGGTCTCGAGCAGGCCCTCGGTCGTCAAGT from bacterium includes the following:
- a CDS encoding DUF427 domain-containing protein → MPSGESLYHKYPDYKLEFEVPSQRVQVRVAGRVIAESSRALRVLETRHEPVLYFPREDVRMELLERTDHETFCPFKGDACYYSLRLADQSEENLVWTYEDPFDQAADLKDYLSFYADRVEFLLDS
- a CDS encoding MOSC domain-containing protein, which produces MKLLSLNIGLPRSVEYRGKSFLTGIFKQPAEGRLRVSAIQIEGDGQADLSVHGGVDKAVYAYPVEHYPYWQAHLQVDELLPGAFGENLTTEGLLETDVHIGDRYRIGTVELTVTQPRTPCEKLGVLYKRPALVKEFWNSRRLGFYFSVACEGEIEAGDAIECVHRDERAVSIADVRDAYDQRARDAELLQRISILPDLPEEHRHKFAQRLEKLRS